The following coding sequences are from one Bufo bufo chromosome 2, aBufBuf1.1, whole genome shotgun sequence window:
- the DIRAS2 gene encoding GTP-binding protein Di-Ras2 has translation MPEQSNDYRVVVFGAGGVGKSSLVLRFVKGTFRESYIPTIEDTYRQVISCDKSICTLQITDTTGSHQFPAMQRLSISKGHAFILVYSVTSRQSLEELKPIYEQVCQIKGDVESIPIMLVGNKSDESQNREVDSSDGEAIAKKWKCAFMETSAKMNHNVKELFQELLNLEKRRTVSLQIDGKKSKQQKRKEKLKGKCVVM, from the coding sequence ATGCCTGAGCAAAGTAACGATTACAGAGTAGTAGTATTTGGAGCTGGAGGTGTGGGTAAAAGCTCCCTGGTTCTGCGCTTTGTAAAAGGTACATTTCGAGAAAGCTATATACCAACTATTGAAGACACCTACAGGCAAGTGATCAGCTGCGACAAAAGTATATGTACTTTGCAAATTACTGACACGACTGGAAGCCACCAATTTCCAGCTATGCAGCGCCTATCTATATCAAAAGGACATGCCTTCATTTTGGTTTACTCCGTCACCAGCAGGCAGTCCCTGGAAGAATTGAAGCCAATTTATGAACAGGTTTGCCAGATTAAGGGGGATGTTGAGAGCATCCCTATCATGTTAGTTGGAAATAAAAGTGATGAAAGCCAAAACAGAGAAGTGGACAGCTCGGATGGAGAAGCAAtagcaaaaaaatggaaatgtgccTTCATGGAGACATCTGCCAAGATGAACCACAATGTGAAGGAGTTGTTTCAAGAGCTTCTGAACCTTGAGAAACGCAGGACTGTGAGCCTTCAGATAGATGGCAAGAAAAGCAAGCagcaaaaaaggaaagaaaaactgAAAGGCAAATGTGTTGTCATGTAA